Within Myceligenerans xiligouense, the genomic segment GTCGCGCTCGCGCTGGGCGGTTTCGGCATCGGCCTGACCGAGTTCGTCATCCTGGGCCTGCTGCCGGAGGTCGCGGCGGACTTCGCGGTGACGATCCCGCAGGCAGGGCACCTGGTGTCCGGGTACGCGCTCAGCGTCGCGGTCGGTGGCGTCCTGGTCACGGCCGGAACCGCGGCGATGCGTCCCAAGCGGGTTCTGGTCTGGCTCATGGTGTTCTTCATCGCCGGGAACTTCCTGTCGGCGATCGCCGACACCTACGCGGTGATGATGGCCGGCCGGATCGTGGCGGCGCTCTGCCACGGGGCGTTCTTCGGGATCGGGTCGGTGCTCGCCGCGTCGCTCGTCCCCCCGCACCGCTCGGCGCAGGCCATCTCGATCATGTTCGCCGGCCTCACGGTGGCGAACGTGCTCGGTGTCCCGCTGGGCACGTTGCTGGGCCAGAACCTCGGCTGGCGGTCGACGTTCTGGACGATCACGGTGATCGGCGTCGTCGCGCTGGCAGGGCTCCTGCGGTTCATCCCCGACCGGGCCGCCGACGAACGGGCACCCGGCCAGCTGCGGCGCGAGGTCGCGGCCTTCGCCTCCGGCCAGGTCTGGCTGTCGATCCTGGTCACGGTGTTCGGGTTCGGCGCCATGTTCGGGGCGTTCACCTACATCGCACCGCTGCTGACCGACGTCGCAGGGTATCCGTCCGACGCCGTGCCGTGGCTGCTCGTCGTCTTCGGCGTCGGCCTGTTCGCCGGCAACCTCGCCGGCGGGAAGGCCGCGGACCGGTTCCTGGACCGCACCCTGCTGACCCTGCTCGGCGCGCTCGTCCTGGTACTGGGCGGGTTCGCCCTGGTGGCGGGCAGCCCGTGGGCGGCGGCGGGAGCCCTGTTCCTCCTCGGGTCCGTCGGCTTCGCCTCGGTACCCGGCATGCAGATGCGTGTCCTGCGCTTCGCCTCCTCCGCACCGACGCTCGCGTCCGGGGTGAACATCAGCGCCTTCAACCTGGGCAACGCCATCGGTGCCTGGCTCGGCGGCCTGACGATCGCCGCCGGGTTCGGGTACCGGTCGCCCCTCGTGGTGGGGGCGGTCCTCGCCCTCGTCGCCCTCGTGCTGATGACCTCGGCCACGCTCTCCGACCGCCGGTCGCGAACCGATCCGGCCCCTCTCACCACCTCTTTGACCGGCACCACTGTCTGATCACCGAAGGGACCTGTCATGACGACCCCCGCACTGCGGCACCGCTCCGCACCGACCCTCGACGTCGCCGAACCACGTTTCGACCAGGAGACCGTCACGGACTACCTGCGCGACGGGTACTGGCTCGAGGCCTGCGACATCGACGGCGACGGCAAGCTCGACCTCGTCGGCTACGGCCTCAAGGTCGGCGAGATCTACTGGTACCAGAACCCGACCTGGCGCAAGCACCTGGTCGTCGACAAGATCAAGGAGCCGGTGGGCGCCGACTTCGGCGACATCACCGGCAACGGCCTGCCCGACCTCGTCGTCTGCTACCAGTTGTACGGCCCGGGCGGGACCATCCACCACGCCGACGGCGAGGGCGGCAGGATCGACTGGCTCGAGAACCCGGGCGACCCCGCCTCCACCGAGAACTGGAAGCGGCACTACGTGGGTCGCGCCACGGGGATGCACCGCCTGCGCGTCGGGCACTTCTCCCGCACCGACCGCGTCCAGATCATGGGCTTCCCGATCGTGGCGGTCGAGGACGTGCACGCCGTCCTCCCCGTCATGCTGTTCACCCAGCCCGACGACCCGACGCAGGAGTGGGACGCCGAGGTGATCTCCCGGACCGACTTCCGCATGATCCACGGTGTCGCCCGCAAGCCCGGCCTCGTCGCCGGCTCGGAGCTGGACTCGGTCCTCATGGCGTCCGACGAGGGTGTCACGTGGCTCTACTACGACGAGAGCGCCGGAAAGTTCACCTGGGAGCACATCGGCGACGGCGAGAACGGGCAGTTCGAGCAGACCGGGTTCAAGGGCTCGGGCGACGTCGACGGCGGCAGCGTCGGCGGTGAACCGCTCGCCTACGTCGCGGCGATCGAGCCGTTCCACGGCAACACCGTCGCCGTCTACACCCGCACGTCCGACGACGTCGAGGGTCCCGGCTGGCGCCGTCACCTGCTCGACATCTACGGCGACCCCAACGAGAACGGCGAAGGGCCCGGGCACACCGTGATGTGCCGCGACTTCGACGGCGACGGCGACGACGAGTTCCTCATCGGCCTGCGCGGTCCCGAGCCGTGGCAGGGCGCCTACTACTACAAGGCCGTCGACCTCGAGAAGGGCCTGTTCCTCAAGTGGAAGGTGTCGGGTGAGTCCATCGCCCGCATCGTCGCGGGCGACTTCGACAACCGGGGCGTCGACGACTACGCCACCATCTCCTACTCCGTGCAGCACTACTTCGTCGCGCCGAAGGCGGAGATCACCCTGCACCGGAACCTCACCACCCCGGAAGGAAACTGATATGACCACCCAGCACACCCCCACCGACCCGCACGCCGGTGACCGGTCCTCGACCGGCCGCCGTACGTTCCTGATCGGCGCCGCGGGAACCGCCGCCGCCGGAGCGCTCGTCGCCCTCGACCCCGCCTCGCCGGCCGCCACCGCCGCCCCGGGCGGCTCCACCGGCCTCCGGACACCGGCCCCCCGGCCCTCCGACCCCGTCGTCACCCCCGAGGACTCCCGCTACCTCGACCTGATGACGGGCAACAACGCACGGTTCGTGGCCGAGCCCGAGTATGTGCGGCTGATCAGCAGCGCCCGGGACGCCGAGGCCGCGGTCCGCGCCGCGGTGCGCACGGGAAAGAAGGTGTCGGTCCGCAGCGGCGGCCACTGCTTCGCCGACTTCGTCTGCAACCCGGAGGTCGAGGTCATCCTCGACCTGTCGACCATGACGAACGTCTACTACGACGAGGGCATGCGCGCCTTCGCCGTCGAGCCCGGCGCACGCCTCCTGCACGTGTACGAGAAGCTGTTCAAGGGCTGGGGCGTCACCATCCCCGGCGGCATCTGCTACGGCGTCGGCGCCGGCGGCCACATCGCGGGCGGCGGCTACGGACTGCTGTCGCGGTCGCACGGCCTGGTCGTCGACCACCTGTACGCCGTCGAGGTCGTCACGGTGGACGCCCGGGGCCGGGTGCGCACCCGCGTGGCGACCCGCGACTCGCGCGGGGCGCTGGGCGACCTCTGGTGGGCACACACCGGCGGTGGCGGCGGCAACTTCGGGATCGTCACCAAGTACTGGTTCCGGTCACCGGGCGCCCACGGCACGGACCCCGCCGAACAGCTCGTCAAGGCCCCGTCGCGGGTACTCGTCAGCGCGCTGAGCTTCCCGTGGGACGAGGTGGACCGGCCCGCGTTCGACCGGCTCATGACGAACTGGAACGAGTGGCACGAACGGTACCGCGGACCGGGAACACCGGAGTCGCACCTGTCGAGCCTGTTCAACCTCAACCACCGGGCGCACGGCAGCCTGGGGATGTTCACCCAGATCGACGCCGACGCGCCCGACGCCGCCGGCGTGCTGCGGCGGTTCATCGAGAAGATCACCGACGGGGTCGCCGTCACCGCCGCGCCGATGGCGACGCCCTCGGGCGAGCTCGCCGCGATGCCGGAGTTCTTCGACACCCAGGAGCTGTCGTGGATGCAGGCGACCCGGACGGTCGCCACCAACAACCCCACGATCAACAGCCCCACCAGCCGCGGGATGCACAAGTCCGCCTACTTCAAGAAGGGCTTCACCCCACAGCAGCTGGACGTGATGTGGGAGCAGCTGCGCCGCCCCGACTTCACCAACCCGGACACCATGATGGTCGTCTTCTCGTTCGGCGGACAGGTGAACGCCGTGAGCCCGGACGCGACCGCCAACGTGCAGCGCGACTCGATCTTCAAGATCTGCCTCCAGACCTTCTGGCAGGACGAGTCGGACGACGAGTTCTACCTCGGATGGGAGCGTGAGACGTTCGAGGCGATGTTCGCCCGCACCGGCGGTGTCCCCGTGCCCGACGACGCCGTCGACGGCTGCTACATCAACTACCCGGACACCGACATGGCCGACCCGGCACGCAACCGCTCCGGGGTGCCGTGGTCGACGCTGTACTACAAGGACAACTACCCGCGGCTGCAGCGAGCCAAGCAGGAGTGGGACCCGAGGAACTTCTTCACGCACAGCCTCGGCATCGAGCTCCCGGAGACGACGTCGCGATGATGAACACCACCGGAACACAGCCGGGCCGATCCCCGTCCCGCCTGCCCTCCCTGACCGGCCTGCGATTCTTCGCCGCCCTGCTCGTCTTCGGCTTCCACATCACCCTCTCCGCGTCACCGATCCCGCCGAACGACCCGATCAACCCGTTCGCCGACCCCCAGCTCGCCGCCGCGTCCGAGAAGATCTTCGTCACCACCGGGTACATCGGCGTGTCCTTCTTCTTCGTCCTCAGCGGGTTCCTGCTCGCCTGGGCGGCGAAGCCGAACGACGGCCTCATCCCGTTCTGGCGCCGCCGCATCGTGAAGATCTTCCCGAACCACCTGGTGATGTGGGTGCTCGCGATGGTGCTGTTCGCCGCCGCGATCACCCCCGCGCACGCGTGGGCGCTGAACTTCTTCCTCCTCAGCGCCTACTCACCCGACGGTGCGGTGAACGTGGCGGTCAACCCGCCGTCCTGGACGCTCAGCGTGGAACTGCTGTTCTACATGCTGTTCCCGTTCCTCATCGCCGGCATCCGCCGCATCCCGGTCCGCGCCCTGTGGCTCTGGGCGGGCCTGATGCTGCTCGGCATGGTCCTCGTGCAGGTCGCGACCCTCACGATCGTCCCCGACGAACCGCGGTCCGCGCTCACCCCCGTGTCGTCCTACCAGTTCTGGTTCGGCTACATCTTCCCCCCGTCCCGCCTCTTCGAGTTCGTCCTCGGATCGATCATGGCCAGGATCGT encodes:
- a CDS encoding MFS transporter — its product is MSGARGLPAGLVALALGGFGIGLTEFVILGLLPEVAADFAVTIPQAGHLVSGYALSVAVGGVLVTAGTAAMRPKRVLVWLMVFFIAGNFLSAIADTYAVMMAGRIVAALCHGAFFGIGSVLAASLVPPHRSAQAISIMFAGLTVANVLGVPLGTLLGQNLGWRSTFWTITVIGVVALAGLLRFIPDRAADERAPGQLRREVAAFASGQVWLSILVTVFGFGAMFGAFTYIAPLLTDVAGYPSDAVPWLLVVFGVGLFAGNLAGGKAADRFLDRTLLTLLGALVLVLGGFALVAGSPWAAAGALFLLGSVGFASVPGMQMRVLRFASSAPTLASGVNISAFNLGNAIGAWLGGLTIAAGFGYRSPLVVGAVLALVALVLMTSATLSDRRSRTDPAPLTTSLTGTTV
- a CDS encoding FG-GAP repeat domain-containing protein, giving the protein MTTPALRHRSAPTLDVAEPRFDQETVTDYLRDGYWLEACDIDGDGKLDLVGYGLKVGEIYWYQNPTWRKHLVVDKIKEPVGADFGDITGNGLPDLVVCYQLYGPGGTIHHADGEGGRIDWLENPGDPASTENWKRHYVGRATGMHRLRVGHFSRTDRVQIMGFPIVAVEDVHAVLPVMLFTQPDDPTQEWDAEVISRTDFRMIHGVARKPGLVAGSELDSVLMASDEGVTWLYYDESAGKFTWEHIGDGENGQFEQTGFKGSGDVDGGSVGGEPLAYVAAIEPFHGNTVAVYTRTSDDVEGPGWRRHLLDIYGDPNENGEGPGHTVMCRDFDGDGDDEFLIGLRGPEPWQGAYYYKAVDLEKGLFLKWKVSGESIARIVAGDFDNRGVDDYATISYSVQHYFVAPKAEITLHRNLTTPEGN
- a CDS encoding FAD-binding oxidoreductase, translated to MTTQHTPTDPHAGDRSSTGRRTFLIGAAGTAAAGALVALDPASPAATAAPGGSTGLRTPAPRPSDPVVTPEDSRYLDLMTGNNARFVAEPEYVRLISSARDAEAAVRAAVRTGKKVSVRSGGHCFADFVCNPEVEVILDLSTMTNVYYDEGMRAFAVEPGARLLHVYEKLFKGWGVTIPGGICYGVGAGGHIAGGGYGLLSRSHGLVVDHLYAVEVVTVDARGRVRTRVATRDSRGALGDLWWAHTGGGGGNFGIVTKYWFRSPGAHGTDPAEQLVKAPSRVLVSALSFPWDEVDRPAFDRLMTNWNEWHERYRGPGTPESHLSSLFNLNHRAHGSLGMFTQIDADAPDAAGVLRRFIEKITDGVAVTAAPMATPSGELAAMPEFFDTQELSWMQATRTVATNNPTINSPTSRGMHKSAYFKKGFTPQQLDVMWEQLRRPDFTNPDTMMVVFSFGGQVNAVSPDATANVQRDSIFKICLQTFWQDESDDEFYLGWERETFEAMFARTGGVPVPDDAVDGCYINYPDTDMADPARNRSGVPWSTLYYKDNYPRLQRAKQEWDPRNFFTHSLGIELPETTSR
- a CDS encoding acyltransferase family protein, which gives rise to MMNTTGTQPGRSPSRLPSLTGLRFFAALLVFGFHITLSASPIPPNDPINPFADPQLAAASEKIFVTTGYIGVSFFFVLSGFLLAWAAKPNDGLIPFWRRRIVKIFPNHLVMWVLAMVLFAAAITPAHAWALNFFLLSAYSPDGAVNVAVNPPSWTLSVELLFYMLFPFLIAGIRRIPVRALWLWAGLMLLGMVLVQVATLTIVPDEPRSALTPVSSYQFWFGYIFPPSRLFEFVLGSIMARIVLEGRWPAVRVWHALVACVAGYAVANVVPFVWTFNVATIIPIAMLVTTVAAADNAGERTFLQSRPMQWLGDTSFGFYLCQGITIFWARQMMDNATYPTPVALLVVAGIFVLTLGGGWALYALVEKPMMDRFARPRRRAALRPGDRPRQLV